Proteins from a genomic interval of Niabella soli DSM 19437:
- a CDS encoding molybdopterin molybdotransferase MoeA, with protein sequence MISVNEAKNSIYLNATRLPPVVLDLKDAAGKVLAAALVASENIPAFPQSAMDGYAFAYEDTNGAALTIMTTIQAGSGKELLLQPGQAARIFTGAAVPEGADTVVMQEKAKVQENRLSIEDPLLKPGANVRPPGSEIQSGQPALDKGTLLTPAAIGFLAAIGFQEVPVYPDPVVSIIITGKELRPPGQPLTYGQVYESNSYALKAALSKAGITKVEVLFADDTLDQVTELLQDALEKSNLVLLTGGVSVGDFDFVPEAAKACSVNTLFHKIKQRPGKPLFFGKKESRLVFGLPGNPASALTCFYEYVLPAISGQTGRPLSLQSVRVPAKERISKAHPLTHFLKGYYDGNTALSLDAQESYRLRSFATANCLIVLDEDQYEFEEGALVEVHLLPS encoded by the coding sequence ATGATCTCAGTTAACGAAGCAAAGAACAGTATTTATTTAAACGCAACACGCTTACCTCCGGTTGTGCTCGATCTTAAAGATGCTGCCGGAAAGGTACTGGCGGCAGCGCTTGTTGCATCAGAGAACATTCCGGCTTTTCCACAATCGGCTATGGACGGCTATGCTTTTGCTTATGAGGATACAAATGGTGCTGCTTTAACGATTATGACTACAATACAGGCCGGAAGCGGGAAGGAGTTGCTATTACAACCGGGGCAGGCTGCCCGGATCTTTACCGGGGCCGCTGTTCCGGAGGGAGCCGATACAGTTGTCATGCAGGAAAAAGCAAAAGTGCAGGAGAACCGGTTAAGTATTGAAGACCCGTTGTTAAAACCTGGGGCCAATGTAAGACCCCCGGGTTCTGAAATACAGTCCGGACAGCCCGCTTTGGATAAAGGAACACTGCTCACTCCTGCTGCCATCGGGTTTTTGGCTGCTATCGGGTTTCAGGAAGTACCGGTATACCCCGATCCCGTCGTTTCCATTATCATTACGGGGAAAGAGCTTCGTCCGCCAGGTCAGCCATTAACTTACGGCCAGGTTTATGAGTCCAACAGCTATGCGTTGAAGGCGGCATTATCGAAAGCCGGCATTACAAAAGTTGAAGTATTGTTTGCCGATGATACACTGGATCAGGTCACGGAGCTGCTGCAGGATGCTCTGGAAAAAAGCAATCTGGTATTACTGACAGGAGGTGTAAGCGTAGGCGATTTTGATTTTGTGCCGGAGGCCGCGAAAGCGTGTAGCGTAAATACACTCTTTCATAAAATAAAGCAGCGCCCCGGCAAACCCTTATTTTTTGGAAAGAAAGAAAGCCGGCTTGTGTTTGGCCTGCCGGGCAACCCCGCATCAGCGCTTACCTGTTTTTATGAGTATGTGCTGCCGGCCATTAGCGGGCAGACGGGCCGGCCCCTGTCTTTACAAAGTGTTAGGGTGCCGGCTAAGGAACGCATCAGCAAAGCGCACCCCCTGACTCATTTTCTGAAGGGATACTACGACGGCAATACGGCGCTGTCTTTAGATGCGCAGGAGTCGTACCGGCTGCGGTCTTTCGCAACAGCCAATTGTCTTATTGTTTTGGATGAAGACCAGTATGAATTTGAAGAAGGGGCATTGGTTGAAGTTCACTTATTGCCGTCTTAG
- the moaA gene encoding GTP 3',8-cyclase MoaA: MLIDQHNRVHNYLRISLTDHCNFRCLYCMPEGYDSFTPPQRLMQADEIVRIAQTFVQLGVNKIRLTGGEPLVRKDAGTIIKSLGQLPAALTLTTNGALLDVFADALQQSGVSSVNISLDTLDADKFRMITRRNSFNRVMNNIRLMLSSNMKVKINVVIIKGVNEQEVNDFVAWTKTEPVHVRFIEFMPFDGNRWNGNKVVTWKDILDAVSTRFVFNELPHTKHETAKAYQVPGHTGSFSVITTMSAPFCSDCNRIRLTADGKLKNCLFSQSETDLLTPLRNGEALVPLIEQSIYKKAKALGGQFDDFHQLEAEALHNRSMIAIGG; this comes from the coding sequence ATGCTTATTGACCAACATAACCGGGTGCACAATTACCTGCGCATTTCCTTAACGGACCATTGTAATTTCCGTTGCCTGTATTGCATGCCGGAGGGGTATGATAGTTTTACCCCGCCACAACGCCTTATGCAGGCGGATGAGATCGTTCGCATTGCTCAAACCTTTGTGCAATTGGGAGTGAATAAGATACGGCTCACCGGCGGCGAACCATTGGTTCGGAAAGATGCCGGAACTATTATTAAATCCCTGGGGCAGTTGCCCGCTGCGCTTACATTAACCACTAATGGTGCTTTGCTGGATGTTTTTGCTGATGCCTTGCAGCAATCTGGCGTTTCTTCGGTCAATATCAGCCTGGATACGCTGGATGCCGATAAATTCCGGATGATCACGCGCCGGAACAGCTTTAACAGGGTGATGAATAATATCCGGCTGATGCTGAGCAGCAATATGAAGGTGAAAATAAATGTAGTGATTATTAAAGGGGTTAATGAACAGGAGGTGAACGATTTTGTGGCATGGACAAAAACAGAGCCGGTACATGTTCGGTTTATAGAGTTCATGCCTTTTGACGGGAACCGCTGGAACGGGAACAAAGTGGTTACCTGGAAAGATATCCTGGATGCTGTTTCAACACGATTTGTATTTAATGAATTGCCGCACACAAAACATGAAACGGCTAAAGCCTACCAGGTACCCGGGCATACCGGCAGTTTTTCGGTGATCACTACAATGAGCGCCCCGTTTTGCAGCGATTGCAACCGCATCCGGCTGACAGCGGACGGGAAGCTGAAGAATTGCTTATTCTCTCAATCCGAAACAGATCTTTTAACACCGTTACGTAACGGCGAGGCTCTTGTACCGCTCATTGAGCAAAGCATTTATAAAAAAGCAAAGGCATTAGGTGGTCAGTTCGATGATTTTCATCAACTGGAGGCCGAAGCATTACATAACAGAAGTATGATCGCTATTGGTGGATAA
- a CDS encoding FdhF/YdeP family oxidoreductase: MEKDSNNKHLPDPENPYKLLDLKLTKVEKWAAGVPAVMAAVSDLIGEKTLIRGTRALFKMNQVGGFDCPSCAWPDPDDERSPLGEYCENGAKALAEEATTKKITAEFFKENSVYDLAQLDDYSIGKMGRLTEPMYMPQNGTHYQPISWDDAFKKIAAHLNALATPDEAAFYTSGRTSNEASFMYQLFAKEYGTNNMPDCSNMCHETSGTALRPTIGIGKGTVKLEDFYDTDVIIIIGQNPGTNAPRMMSALEKGKKNGAKIIAINPLPEAGLLGFHNPQQISGIIGNGIKLADLYLPVKINGDMALLKALELLLLDFEKKSPGEVLDHAFIGEKTTGYEVFLKQFEAYNLEELATASGVSAALLYEAAQMMAFKKRIIVCWGMGLTQQPNGVDMIKEILNLLLLKGSIGKPGAGVCPVRGHSNVQGNRTMLIDEKPTDEQLDRLQHFFGFNPPRKHGYDVVRAIKAMQEGKVKFLFCMGGNFLSATPDTTYTAQALRKLNLTVFVSTKLNRSHLIHGKEAIILPTLSRSDIDRVNGTHQIVSTENSMGVVQSSKGVLKPVSDHLINETQIACRMAMATLGNKTVVNWQLYHDSYDAVRDAIEKCIPGFENYNVRVRQKDGFYLPNAARDGQFLTKQFGDRAPFTLTTVPDNTLAPDEYMMATTRTHDQFNTTIYGLDDRYRGIKNERRVIFMNQKDIDLAGFKAGDKVDLFNYDDGIERIAPLFIIVAYQIPERNTVTYFPETNVLVSVNNVVKESNMPASKYVKIRIKKHDPEIYKRINQL; the protein is encoded by the coding sequence ATGGAAAAAGATAGTAATAACAAGCACCTACCCGATCCGGAGAATCCATACAAACTCCTGGACCTGAAATTGACAAAGGTGGAAAAATGGGCTGCCGGAGTGCCCGCAGTAATGGCCGCCGTTAGTGACCTTATTGGAGAGAAGACATTGATACGGGGCACAAGGGCCTTGTTTAAAATGAACCAGGTGGGTGGTTTCGATTGCCCGAGCTGTGCCTGGCCCGATCCGGATGACGAGCGGTCTCCCCTGGGTGAGTATTGCGAAAACGGAGCAAAAGCATTGGCGGAAGAAGCCACTACCAAAAAGATCACCGCGGAGTTTTTTAAAGAAAACTCGGTTTATGATCTTGCCCAACTGGATGATTACTCCATTGGTAAAATGGGCCGGCTGACGGAACCTATGTATATGCCGCAAAATGGCACGCACTATCAGCCGATCAGTTGGGACGATGCTTTCAAAAAAATTGCGGCGCACCTCAATGCATTAGCTACGCCTGATGAAGCGGCGTTTTATACTTCCGGAAGAACGAGCAACGAAGCTTCGTTTATGTATCAACTCTTTGCAAAAGAATATGGCACCAATAATATGCCCGATTGTTCCAATATGTGCCACGAAACCTCCGGTACGGCCTTGCGCCCTACGATCGGGATCGGAAAGGGCACGGTAAAGCTGGAAGATTTTTATGATACCGATGTGATCATAATCATCGGGCAAAACCCCGGTACCAATGCACCCCGGATGATGAGCGCACTGGAAAAAGGGAAAAAGAACGGGGCTAAGATCATAGCCATCAACCCCCTGCCCGAAGCAGGATTGTTGGGTTTTCATAACCCTCAGCAAATAAGTGGCATCATTGGTAATGGCATAAAGCTGGCTGATTTATACCTGCCGGTGAAGATCAATGGGGATATGGCCTTGCTAAAGGCCCTTGAGTTGTTGCTGCTCGATTTTGAAAAGAAATCGCCGGGAGAGGTTCTCGATCATGCATTCATCGGAGAAAAGACTACGGGGTACGAAGTGTTCCTTAAGCAATTTGAAGCGTATAACCTGGAGGAGCTGGCAACCGCTTCTGGTGTTTCAGCGGCTTTATTGTATGAAGCAGCGCAAATGATGGCATTTAAAAAACGGATTATCGTATGCTGGGGAATGGGGCTTACGCAACAACCCAATGGGGTGGATATGATCAAAGAGATCCTCAACCTGCTGTTGTTGAAAGGAAGCATCGGCAAACCCGGCGCTGGCGTTTGTCCGGTGCGGGGCCATAGCAATGTACAGGGTAACCGTACCATGCTCATAGATGAAAAACCCACCGATGAGCAGCTCGACCGGCTGCAACACTTTTTTGGGTTCAACCCGCCGCGCAAACACGGGTATGACGTGGTACGGGCTATTAAAGCCATGCAGGAGGGAAAAGTAAAATTCCTTTTTTGCATGGGGGGAAATTTTTTGTCGGCCACGCCGGACACCACCTACACCGCACAGGCGTTGAGAAAATTAAATCTGACCGTTTTTGTTTCTACCAAACTAAACAGGAGCCACCTGATCCACGGGAAAGAGGCGATCATACTACCCACCCTCTCGCGCAGCGATATTGATAGGGTAAATGGCACCCACCAGATCGTAAGCACGGAGAATTCAATGGGCGTGGTACAATCCTCAAAAGGGGTGCTGAAACCGGTATCAGATCATCTTATTAATGAAACGCAGATCGCCTGCCGCATGGCGATGGCAACGCTCGGTAACAAAACTGTGGTGAACTGGCAGCTATATCATGATAGCTATGATGCTGTTAGGGATGCTATTGAAAAATGCATCCCCGGGTTTGAAAATTACAATGTGCGGGTGCGGCAAAAAGATGGTTTTTACCTGCCCAATGCCGCACGGGACGGGCAGTTCCTTACAAAGCAATTTGGTGATCGTGCTCCTTTTACCTTAACTACGGTTCCAGACAATACGCTCGCTCCGGATGAATATATGATGGCCACCACGCGCACGCATGATCAGTTCAATACTACTATTTATGGTTTAGACGACCGGTACCGGGGGATAAAGAATGAGCGGCGGGTGATCTTTATGAATCAAAAGGATATTGATCTGGCAGGATTTAAAGCCGGCGATAAGGTAGACCTGTTCAATTATGATGATGGCATCGAACGTATCGCGCCACTATTCATTATTGTAGCGTACCAGATACCGGAGCGGAACACCGTTACCTATTTTCCCGAAACCAATGTGCTTGTTTCTGTCAATAATGTGGTAAAGGAAAGTAATATGCCGGCATCAAAATATGTAAAGATCAGGATAAAAAAACACGACCCTGAAATATATAAACGGATCAATCAATTGTGA
- the fdhD gene encoding formate dehydrogenase accessory sulfurtransferase FdhD, translating into MEGLQSASAKQVPVQRVNGSVSSLFSDLLSVEEPLEISISYGPLAMREQKNISVTMRTPGNDRELAAGFLFTEGIIGSRRDIEDPDQEGMERSLPGQHIIQVALNENCIPQLQQSDRNFYTTSSCGVCGKSSIQSIKTVSPFSKSDRSYLTLVPDTLYQLPGKLRAAQSGFAATGGIHASGLFTIDGELLLLREDVGRHNALDKLIGSALISDLLPLSQHILLLSGRASFELIQKAAMAGIAVVAAIGAPSSLAVDLAKEFDITLLGFLKESRFNIYHLSERVKMPVAEEVSNR; encoded by the coding sequence ATGGAGGGTCTACAATCAGCTTCCGCGAAACAAGTGCCGGTGCAGCGCGTAAACGGTTCCGTCAGTTCATTATTTTCAGACCTGTTGTCCGTAGAAGAGCCATTGGAGATCAGCATCAGCTATGGCCCGTTGGCAATGCGGGAACAGAAAAATATTTCTGTTACGATGCGCACACCGGGAAATGATCGGGAACTGGCGGCGGGGTTTTTATTTACCGAAGGGATCATTGGTTCCCGCCGGGATATAGAAGATCCTGATCAAGAGGGAATGGAACGTTCACTGCCCGGTCAGCATATAATACAAGTAGCGCTCAATGAAAATTGTATACCGCAACTGCAGCAGTCCGACCGGAATTTTTATACCACTTCCAGTTGTGGTGTATGCGGAAAAAGTTCCATCCAATCGATTAAAACAGTAAGTCCTTTTAGCAAATCAGACCGGTCTTACTTAACACTTGTGCCGGACACACTGTATCAATTACCGGGAAAGCTTAGAGCGGCTCAGAGCGGCTTTGCTGCTACCGGGGGTATCCATGCTTCGGGCCTTTTTACTATTGATGGGGAGTTGCTGTTGCTGCGCGAAGATGTGGGCCGGCATAATGCATTGGATAAACTGATCGGCAGTGCATTGATAAGTGATCTGTTGCCACTGAGCCAACATATTTTATTGCTCAGCGGAAGGGCAAGTTTTGAATTGATCCAGAAAGCCGCCATGGCCGGCATTGCAGTAGTGGCTGCTATCGGAGCTCCGTCAAGCCTGGCGGTGGACCTTGCAAAAGAATTTGATATTACGCTTTTAGGGTTTTTGAAAGAGAGCCGTTTTAATATTTATCATTTGAGTGAAAGGGTAAAGATGCCGGTGGCAGAAGAAGTTAGTAACCGGTAA
- the mobA gene encoding molybdenum cofactor guanylyltransferase has protein sequence MLGVVLCGGQSTRMGSDKGLLPLEAQTWAQTAVNKFILLQLPVRISVNAAQQAAYAQVFDSTFLVTDNNTIRVKGPLLGLLSVHLQYPDEDLFVLACDMPLMDPSLLKELYQAFSPQKADAFVFINAGAPEPLCGIYTAAGLQTILNRAKRKELQQFSMKYVLEQFKTSTIPIRDDQQPSFRNFNTHTELNGLQA, from the coding sequence ATGCTGGGAGTTGTTTTATGCGGCGGGCAAAGTACCCGTATGGGCAGCGACAAAGGGCTGCTGCCACTGGAGGCGCAAACATGGGCACAGACGGCTGTTAACAAATTTATTCTGCTGCAATTACCGGTTCGCATCTCTGTAAATGCCGCACAACAAGCAGCATATGCACAGGTATTTGATTCCACATTCCTGGTTACAGACAACAACACCATCCGGGTAAAGGGCCCCCTGCTGGGATTATTAAGCGTACACCTGCAGTATCCTGATGAAGACCTGTTCGTACTCGCCTGTGATATGCCGTTAATGGATCCTTCATTACTCAAAGAACTTTACCAGGCTTTTAGCCCGCAAAAAGCAGACGCTTTTGTTTTTATAAATGCCGGGGCGCCGGAACCGCTTTGTGGCATTTATACGGCCGCAGGGTTACAAACGATACTGAACCGGGCAAAAAGAAAGGAGTTGCAGCAATTCAGCATGAAATATGTGCTGGAACAATTCAAAACCAGTACCATCCCGATCCGTGACGATCAACAACCCAGCTTCCGGAATTTTAATACACATACGGAACTAAACGGACTGCAGGCCTAA
- a CDS encoding rubredoxin, which yields MSTPVTIKINFRGGIISPGDLHQVLSITEGTGIEQVCFGLRQQLLISGTKKQGAALEDQLRRAGILYEIDTDHFPNIISSYPAEDIFIMHTWLSEGVYKDIFDEMDHIPRLKVNICDSNQSFTPSLTGNINWVATAGSPHFWHLFVRFPKTNIIYEWDELLYTNDIPRFSKELEAQILNNKHLFYDQPDASGEVLFSRIKKEQFITKKAVHPALLPQFNLPYYEGLHRHNNKYWLGVYRRDELFSIAFLKDLCQICLQTKIGQLCSTPWKSIIVKGIEERDKHLWTDLLNMHALNMRHAANELNFQVEDGNREATALKQYLVKKLNDQDTRTFGLCIGIKTRNKSEVFSSILVKRKPVIALWGKALFYLYDILCAQAYNPNERTGFVFSRNKPKFLLGRALRNSVFDFYKTSRNNTVLPHTIDVPKDIAIVQKEEWVHQCKNCLTVYDRHTGDPGNRIAAGTAFEALPETYACPLCESGKPDFIEIKKASLGLQSV from the coding sequence ATGAGCACACCGGTTACCATAAAAATCAATTTCCGCGGCGGCATCATTTCGCCGGGCGACCTGCATCAGGTCCTTTCCATCACAGAAGGCACGGGCATAGAGCAGGTGTGTTTCGGACTGCGGCAGCAACTCCTGATCAGCGGCACTAAAAAACAGGGGGCAGCACTTGAAGATCAGTTGCGCCGTGCTGGGATCTTATATGAAATTGATACCGATCATTTTCCGAACATAATCAGCTCCTACCCTGCGGAAGATATTTTCATTATGCATACGTGGCTGAGTGAAGGAGTATACAAAGACATTTTTGATGAAATGGATCATATCCCCCGGCTCAAGGTTAATATCTGCGACAGCAACCAGAGTTTTACTCCTTCGTTAACGGGCAATATCAACTGGGTGGCAACTGCCGGGTCTCCCCATTTCTGGCATTTGTTTGTTCGTTTTCCAAAAACCAACATTATTTACGAATGGGATGAACTGCTCTACACCAATGATATTCCGAGATTCTCGAAGGAACTGGAGGCACAGATCTTAAACAACAAACACCTGTTTTACGATCAGCCAGATGCCAGTGGGGAGGTGCTTTTCAGCCGAATAAAAAAAGAACAGTTCATTACAAAGAAAGCAGTTCATCCGGCATTATTACCCCAGTTTAACCTGCCATATTACGAAGGATTGCACCGGCATAACAATAAATACTGGTTGGGCGTATACCGGCGGGATGAACTGTTTTCCATCGCATTTTTAAAAGACCTTTGCCAGATCTGCCTGCAGACAAAGATTGGTCAGCTCTGCTCCACGCCATGGAAAAGCATTATCGTAAAAGGCATTGAGGAAAGAGACAAACACTTATGGACCGACCTGCTGAATATGCATGCATTGAATATGCGTCATGCCGCTAATGAATTGAATTTTCAGGTAGAGGATGGCAACAGGGAAGCGACGGCATTAAAACAATATCTGGTAAAGAAATTAAACGATCAGGATACCCGGACTTTTGGCCTATGCATCGGTATAAAAACCAGAAATAAAAGCGAAGTGTTTAGCAGCATACTGGTAAAACGTAAGCCTGTTATTGCATTGTGGGGTAAAGCCTTATTTTATCTTTATGATATTCTTTGCGCGCAGGCGTACAATCCTAATGAGCGAACAGGATTTGTATTTAGTCGCAATAAGCCGAAGTTTCTGTTGGGGCGGGCATTGCGGAATTCGGTTTTTGATTTCTATAAAACCAGCAGGAACAATACGGTACTGCCTCACACCATTGATGTGCCAAAGGATATAGCTATAGTACAAAAAGAAGAATGGGTGCATCAATGTAAAAATTGCCTGACGGTATACGACCGTCATACCGGAGATCCCGGAAATCGTATCGCAGCAGGAACCGCATTTGAAGCATTACCGGAAACCTACGCGTGCCCTTTGTGCGAGTCGGGTAAACCGGATTTTATAGAGATTAAAAAAGCATCATTAGGCCTGCAGTCCGTTTAG